The proteins below are encoded in one region of Penicillium psychrofluorescens genome assembly, chromosome: 4:
- a CDS encoding uncharacterized protein (ID:PFLUO_005884-T1.cds;~source:funannotate): MHHFAFVLYDVFARTLGACNASHRAGRVGVSNLKWIEQQQGNQPVPNLVKWEENCKGTNDKCTAGQYNGCSCIDGDKVPLVYTRALGERGEDTGYLTEYPGTLAELDQQQKVLAEMERLANGDEDEDEDCDEDDE; encoded by the exons ATG CATCATTTTGCATTTGTCTTGTATGATGTTTTTGCTCGCACCTTGGGTGCTTGCAACGCTTCTCACCGCGCAGGTCGGGTGGGCGTTTCCAACCTCAAGTGGATT GAGCAACAACAAGGTAACCAGCCTGTTCCTAACCTCGTCAAGTGGGAGG AAAACTGCAAAGGAACAAATGATAAGTGCACGGCT GGACAATACAATGGATGCAGCTGCATTGACGGCGACAAGGTTCCATTGGTATACACAAGAGCTCTTGGCGAGCGTGGCGAGGATACAGGGTATCTAACGGAGTACCCAGGAACGCTTGCAGAGCTAGACCAACAACAAAAGGTCCTTGCGGAAATGGAACGCCTCGCCAAtggggatgaagatgaggatgaagactgtgatgaggatgatgagtGA
- a CDS encoding uncharacterized protein (ID:PFLUO_005885-T1.cds;~source:funannotate), translated as MTSMKEAVVDKTVTVTIRDTPIPTPGPAQVLIHVVVSGTNPKDWKVPKWTDSTMNQGDDIAGYVSAVGDGVQNFRKGDRVAAFHQMMSPNGSYAEYAIAWEHTTFHLPERTSFEEAATIPLAAMTAALGLYQRLRLPLPWNPTNQPQPLVVYGGATAVGAFAIKFAKLSNIHPIIAVAGKGIPFVENLLSKEKGDKVIDYREGDEAVRAKIKAAAAEQPIHVALDAVSEKGSFHNISAALTAPAKITTVLPTNDTDTFPAGIEIDRTMVGSVHNPPGEGKTIEDKEFGAAFFPFIGRCLAQGWFSGHPFEVRQGGLNGLEGALKDLEGGKASAVKYVVRIADTEGVQQ; from the exons ATGACCAGTATGAAGGAAGCTGTGGTTGACAAGACCGTCACGGTCACCATCCGCGACACCCCCATCCCCACTCCCGGGCCGGCCCAGGTGTTGATCCACGTCGTGGTATCCGGCACTAACCCAAAGGACTGGAAGGTCCCCAAGTGGACGGATAGCACAATGAATCAAGGTGACGACATCGCCGGATATGTGTCCGCCGTCGGGGATGGAGTCCAGAATTTCAGAAAGGGCGATAGGGTGGCCGCCTTTCATCAAATGATGTCCCCCAACGGTAGTTACGCCGAGTATGCAATCGCATGGGAGCACACCACCTTTCATCTCCCTGAAAGAACCAGTTTCGAAG AGGCTGCTACGATTCCCCTAGCGGCTATGACCGCCGCCCTAGGGTTGTATCAGCGGCTGCGTCTGCCTTTGCCGTGGAATCCGACGAACCAGCCTCAGCCGCTAGTGGTGTACGGCGGCGCAACCGCGGTCGGGGCATTTGCGATTAAATTTGCAAAGCTCTCCAACATCCACCCTATCATTGCGGTGGCGGGCAAGGGAATCCCGTTTGTAGAGAATTTGCtcagcaaagaaaaaggcgaCAAAGTCATCGACTACcgcgagggcgacgaggctGTCCGTGCTAAGATCAAGGCTGCAGCCGCAGAACAACCTATTCATGTTGCACTCGATGCTGTCTCCGAAAAGGGAAGTTTTCACAACATCAGCGCGGCCCTGACAGCACCTGCGAAGATTACTACGGTGCTTCCTACTAACGATACTGACACTTTCCCGGCCGGCATTGAGATTGACCGCACGATGGTTGGATCAGTCCACAACCCTCCAGGTGAGGGAAAGACTATCGAGGACAAGGAGTTTGGGGCTGCATTCTTCCCGTTTATTGGTCGGTGTCTCGCACAGGGATGGTTCTCAGGTCATCCGTTTGAGGTGCGGCAGGGCGGCCTGAATGGTCTCGAAGGGGCTTTGAAGGATCTGGAGGGTGGCAAAGCATCTGCGGTAAAGTATGTAGTGCGCATTGCGGATACAGAGGGTGTGCAGCAGTAA
- a CDS encoding uncharacterized protein (ID:PFLUO_005886-T1.cds;~source:funannotate), which produces MAKRTLDSFFQRAISPPQKRSKPSEINNPQDNQDPPSQHPTYPSPIAQLPSHIEVGLVHTTPAAAPRTINNQPHLDLLYFQPYIARTTANELFKFLRREVPFYRVQYNIRRGDTETQITTPRFTTVFGVDETSKFVPRSSANTNTNTNTNRPQSNTSTPGNEDHPASLILVDSSTNEPIPTSKKYHSTPRPIPTCLDLLRKQVEDISQTTYNICLVNYYASGEDSIAFHSDDERFLGSNPTIASLSLGAERDFLMKHKPVVTPEAGRDTPGAGPPPPSKSNSTPNLNSGGSDARPLKLGLASGDMVIMRGATQSNWLHSIPKRKGKAAERSIQGRINITFRKAVVPAGTNNYYHYNVGDGGVFRWDETQRRMVRSD; this is translated from the coding sequence ATGGCCAAACGCACCTTGGATTCCTTCTTCCAGCGGGCAATAAGCCCGCCACAAAAACGGAGCAAACCGAGCGAGATCAACAACCCGCAGGATAACCAAGACCCTCCGAGCCAACATCCAACGTATCCATCGCCAATTGCACAGCTACCATCGCACATTGAAGTCGGACTCGTGCACACAACACCTGCCGCCGCCCCGCGCACCATTAACAACCAGCCACATTTAGACTTGCTGTACTTCCAGCCCTACATCGCCCGCACAACCGCCAACGAGCTCTTCAAGTTCTTGCGGCGCGAAGTCCCCTTCTACCGAGTGCAATACAACATTCGACGCGGCGACACAGAAACACAAATCACGACACCGCGCTTCACGACCGTCTTTGGCGTGGACGAAACATCCAAATTTGTGCCTCGATCCAGTgccaacaccaacaccaataccaacaccaacaggCCCCAATCCAACACCTCAACGCCCGGCAATGAGGATCATCCCGCGAGCTTAATCCTAGTTGACTCAAGCACTAACGAGCCAATCCCGACATCCAAGAAATACCACTCCACTCCGCGGCCGATCCCCACATGTTTGGATCTGCTGCGGAAGCAAGTCGAAGATATTTCCCAAACGACGTATAATATCTGCCTGGTCAACTACTAcgccagcggcgaggacAGCATCGCCTTCcactcggacgacgagcggTTCCTTGGATCCAACCCGACCATTGCGTCGCTGTCCCTCGGCGCCGAGCGGGATTTTCTCATGAAACACAAGCCGGTGGTGACACCGGAGGCTGGGAGGGACACCCCGGGCGCGGGTCCTCCCCCACCTTCGAAATCAAATTCCACACCCAATCTTAACTCTGGCGGGTCCGATGCCCGGCCTCTGAAACTGGGGCTTGCGTCCGGCGACATGGTCATCATGCGCGGAGCGACGCAGTCGAACTGGCTGCATAGTATCCCCAAGCGGAAGGGGAAGGCAGCGGAGAGAAGTATACAGGGAAGAATCAATATCACGTTTCGCaaggcggtggtgccggCGGGCACGAATAACTACTATCACTATAATGTCGGCGATGGAGGAGTGTTTCGATGGGATGAGACACAGCGCCGGATGGTTCGGTCCGATTGA
- a CDS encoding uncharacterized protein (ID:PFLUO_005887-T1.cds;~source:funannotate) codes for MRSSIRIGSAAALIIVALILIYHSRHGDNAWSSSKSDSAAHKHRKWNIGTNTKAQLTYQTQLIDVPNIGSIIMGKLRTDDTTWVSAELAEWRNIIYTVDDAFATLHTPKNKGRESLPYLQYIVDHYEDLPETMVFLHPHRDGWPAAWHTDTMDYNNVDSVRALQTSFIQANGYANLRCQQTPGCPVEIQPFRKQARTSNGAEKYYAQAWEALFNNTDVPEKIGAACCSQFAVSRDQVLKRSLSDYQRMYNWVLNTELHDDVVATIMEYSWHIIFGQTPV; via the exons ATGCGGTCATCAATAAGAATCgggtcggcggcggcgctgaTCATCGTCGCCCTCATCCTGATCTATCACAGTCGACATGGGGACAACGCCTGGTCCTCGTCGAAGAGCGACTCTGCGGCCCATAAACACCGGAAATGGAATATAGGCACCAACACCAAGGCTCAATTAACCTACCAGACCCAGCTCATTGATGTGCCCAACATCGGATCCATCATCATGGGGAAGCTCAGGACGGATGACACGACCTGGGTGTCAGCAGAACTGGCCGA ATGGCGCAATATAATTTATACCGTTGATGACGCCTTCGCAACTCTCCACACCCCCAAGAATAAAGGCCGCGAGAGCCTCCCCTATCTCCAGTATATTGTCGACCACTACGAAGACCTCCCCGAAACGATGGTGTTCCTACACCCGCACCGCGACGGCTGGCCCGCCGCCTGGCACACGGATACCATGGACTACAACAACGTGGACTCGGTGCGGGCCCTGCAGACATCATTCATTCAAGCGAACGGGTACGCCAACCTGCGCTGCCAACAAACACCCGGCTGTCCGGTTGAGATTCAACCCTTCCGCAAACAAGCCCGGACAAGCAACGGAGCCGAGAAATACTATGCGCAGGCGTGGGAGGCGCTGTTCAACAACACCGATGTCCCCGAAAAGATCGGCGCCGCCTGCTGCTCGCAGTTTGCCGTGTCGCGCGACCAGGTGCTGAAGCGCTCCTTGAGTGACTACCAGCGGATGTACAATTGGGTGTTGAACACGGAATTGCACGATGATGTCGTCGCCACCATTATGGAGTACAGTTGGCATATCATTTTCGGCCAGACGCCGGTCTAG
- a CDS encoding uncharacterized protein (ID:PFLUO_005888-T1.cds;~source:funannotate) has product MSSSLEAKIVVLGAQGMLLPSSDPPLTAKLTAHFTPVGVGKTSLVQRYVQNAFNPAATTSTVGASFVTKRVLDSTSDTIVRLQIWDTAGQERFRSISRLYYRGAHACLLCYDITNEQSFQEMAGWLRELRRNLGGGGDADHDADPLVIHVVGTKSDIVAVDPASRRVPFERTIAYVAEQLYPSRASTPPPTAGMGMAFGSGVLGSGGSGSGISAANVSSGALQSPDSKRSSAFWGQEIGWDCCHEISAKDGEGIDEVFRVITRKLVEQRNRRDADLGFSTTGTPIGESGPAGPFTPGSIDGAGSFRLGHPDKRRSWLGLATPTVGDGEEVEMFQTARKRGRCC; this is encoded by the coding sequence ATGAGCTCCTCCCTTGAGGCCAAGATCGTCGTGCTGGGCGCGCAAGGTATGCTGCTCCCCTCCTCCGACCCCCCCTTGACTGCCAAACTCACCGCTCATTTCACCCCCGTAGGCGTCGGCAAGACGTCGCTCGTCCAGCGCTATGTGCAAAACGCGTTCAACCCAGCCGCAACCACCTCCACGGTCGGCGCGTCGTTCGTGACCAAGCGCGTACTCGACAGCACCTCCGACACAATCGTCCGGCTGCAAATCTGGGATACAGCCGGCCAGGAGCGCTTTCGCAGCATCTCGCGATTATATTATCGTGGCGCGCATGCCTGTCTGCTCTGCTACGACATCACTAACGAACAGAGCTTCCAGGAGATGGCGGGCTGGTTGCGCGAACTGCGCCGCAACCTGGGCGGGGGCGGCGATGCAGATCATGACGCTGACCCACTGgtcatccatgtcgtcggcACCAAGTCTGATATCGTGGCCGTTGATCCTGCCAGTCGCCGTGTGCCCTTTGAGCGCACGATCGCGTATGTTGCTGAGCAACTCTATCCATCGCGCGcatcgacgccgccgcccacTGcggggatggggatggccTTTGGATCGGGCGTGCTAGGGTCTGGCGGCAGCGGATCTGGTATCAGTGCCGCGAATGTGTCCTCGGGGGCACTGCAGAGTCCCGATAGTAAACGCAGTAGTGCCTTCTGGGGCCAGGAGATCGGCTGGGACTGCTGCCATGAGATCAGCGCCAAGGACGGCGAAGGCATCGACGAGGTGTTCCGAGTGATCACCCGCAAACTGGTCGAGCAGCGCAATCGCCGCGACGCGGACCTGGGGTTTTCGACCACTGGCACGCCTATCGGGGAGAGCGGCCCTGCTGGCCCATTTACCCCTGGCAGCATAGATGGCGCAGGCAGCTTCCGGCTCGGTCACCCGGACAAGCGGCGCAGCTGGCTAGGACTGGCGACGCCCACGGTGggtgatggagaagaggttgAGATGTTCCAGACGGCGCGCAAGCGAGGGAGGTGTTGTTAA